A window from Hemicordylus capensis ecotype Gifberg chromosome 2, rHemCap1.1.pri, whole genome shotgun sequence encodes these proteins:
- the LOC128342258 gene encoding uncharacterized protein LOC128342258 isoform X2, whose amino-acid sequence MLLHVKLPDGRKSLCMMKMEDTLKAEVQNEKKNKQETHSKSLKKQQKNRISPWKTAKKKKKRLQLQTHEVEDNYCESKSESNPESVDIWTGHQHSEGRNLSAPQSSDQETSKPLLQLTEDSTDDFSTELTLFNDSVATSNLKSCNEYLPYYRTYASLLETPLDITTEVKHENTEREGGVQSNGCVFQDKYEDEPLHDTDIASGYFPYYRSYEEYFGSSDPPSETHSAENEEAETNSKEETESENDYEIEEAYEDTVFHENGATSKDTSQCSGLEVTESYLLSNPIIEPFDSEISFFDELLSLNRPSSSGYFPYYRTYGKLLPSPEASSTVLSSQEDVFKGFGMELEGTGEGTKDYNSAGCPVC is encoded by the exons ATGAAAATGGAGGACACCCTAAAAGCTGAAgtccaaaatgaaaagaaaaataagcagGAAACCCACAGCAAATCATTGAAGAAGCAACAGAAAAATAGGATTTCACCATGGAAAactgcaaagaagaaaaagaaaagattacAGCTGCAGACACATGAG GTGGAGGACAACTATTGTGAGAGTAAATCAGAGTCAAATCCAGAATCGGTGGACATTTGG ACTGGCCACCAACATTCTGAGGGAAGGAACCTAAGCGCACCACAGTCTTCTGATCAAGAGACCTCCAAACCCCTATTACAGTTAACTGAAGACAGTACTGATGATTTCAGTACTGAATTGACCCTTTTTAATGATTCGGTGGCCACAAGCAACTTGAAGTCTTGCAATGAGTATCTACCTTATTATAGGACATATGCAAGCCTCTTGGAAACTCCTCTGGATATCACTACAGAAGTGAAGCATGAGAATACAGAAAGAGAAGGCGGTGTTCAAAGCAATGGCTGTGTCTTTCAGGATAAATATGAAGATGAGCCACTACATGACACGGATATTGCCAGTGGATATTTCCCATATTACAGATCATACGAGGAATACTTTGGCAGCTCCGATCCTCCTAGTGAGACACACAGCGCGGAGAATGAAGAGGCAGAGACAAACAGCAAAGAAGAAACAGAAAGTGAAAATGACTATGAGATTGAGGAAGCATATGAAGATACA GTTTTTCATGAAAATGGTGCAACAAGCAAGGATACCAGCCAGTGCTCTGGTCTTGAAGTCACCGAAAGCTATTTATTAAGCAACCCCATCATTGAGCCCTTTGATTCTGAGATCTCTTTCTTTGATGAACTTTTAAGCCTTAATCGACCTTCTTCCAGTGGCTATTTTCCATATTACAGAACATACGGAAAGTTGCTCCCCAGCCCAGAAGCCTCAAGTACTGTGCTCTCTAGCCAAGAAGACGTATTCAAAGGGTTTGGTATGGAACTGGAAGGAACTGGAGAAGGAACTAAAGATTACAACAGTGCCGGCTGTCCAGTATGTTGA
- the LOC128342258 gene encoding uncharacterized protein LOC128342258 isoform X4, translating to MVLSVPMKMEDTLKAEVQNEKKNKQETHSKSLKKQQKNRISPWKTAKKKKKRLQLQTHEVEDNYCESKSESNPESVDIWTGHQHSEGRNLSAPQSSDQETSKPLLQLTEDSTDDFSTELTLFNDSVATSNLKSCNEYLPYYRTYASLLETPLDITTEVKHENTEREGGVQSNGCVFQDKYEDEPLHDTDIASGYFPYYRSYEEYFGSSDPPSETHSAENEEAETNSKEETESENDYEIEEAYEDTVFHENGATSKDTSQCSGLEVTESYLLSNPIIEPFDSEISFFDELLSLNRPSSSGYFPYYRTYGKLLPSPEASSTVLSSQEDVFKGFGMELEGTGEGTKDYNSAGCPVC from the exons ATGGTGCTTTCTGTTCCT ATGAAAATGGAGGACACCCTAAAAGCTGAAgtccaaaatgaaaagaaaaataagcagGAAACCCACAGCAAATCATTGAAGAAGCAACAGAAAAATAGGATTTCACCATGGAAAactgcaaagaagaaaaagaaaagattacAGCTGCAGACACATGAG GTGGAGGACAACTATTGTGAGAGTAAATCAGAGTCAAATCCAGAATCGGTGGACATTTGG ACTGGCCACCAACATTCTGAGGGAAGGAACCTAAGCGCACCACAGTCTTCTGATCAAGAGACCTCCAAACCCCTATTACAGTTAACTGAAGACAGTACTGATGATTTCAGTACTGAATTGACCCTTTTTAATGATTCGGTGGCCACAAGCAACTTGAAGTCTTGCAATGAGTATCTACCTTATTATAGGACATATGCAAGCCTCTTGGAAACTCCTCTGGATATCACTACAGAAGTGAAGCATGAGAATACAGAAAGAGAAGGCGGTGTTCAAAGCAATGGCTGTGTCTTTCAGGATAAATATGAAGATGAGCCACTACATGACACGGATATTGCCAGTGGATATTTCCCATATTACAGATCATACGAGGAATACTTTGGCAGCTCCGATCCTCCTAGTGAGACACACAGCGCGGAGAATGAAGAGGCAGAGACAAACAGCAAAGAAGAAACAGAAAGTGAAAATGACTATGAGATTGAGGAAGCATATGAAGATACA GTTTTTCATGAAAATGGTGCAACAAGCAAGGATACCAGCCAGTGCTCTGGTCTTGAAGTCACCGAAAGCTATTTATTAAGCAACCCCATCATTGAGCCCTTTGATTCTGAGATCTCTTTCTTTGATGAACTTTTAAGCCTTAATCGACCTTCTTCCAGTGGCTATTTTCCATATTACAGAACATACGGAAAGTTGCTCCCCAGCCCAGAAGCCTCAAGTACTGTGCTCTCTAGCCAAGAAGACGTATTCAAAGGGTTTGGTATGGAACTGGAAGGAACTGGAGAAGGAACTAAAGATTACAACAGTGCCGGCTGTCCAGTATGTTGA
- the LOC128342258 gene encoding uncharacterized protein LOC128342258 isoform X6, producing MKMEDTLKAEVQNEKKNKQETHSKSLKKQQKNRISPWKTAKKKKKRLQLQTHEVEDNYCESKSESNPESVDIWTGHQHSEGRNLSAPQSSDQETSKPLLQLTEDSTDDFSTELTLFNDSVATSNLKSCNEYLPYYRTYASLLETPLDITTEVKHENTEREGGVQSNGCVFQDKYEDEPLHDTDIASGYFPYYRSYEEYFGSSDPPSETHSAENEEAETNSKEETESENDYEIEEAYEDTVFHENGATSKDTSQCSGLEVTESYLLSNPIIEPFDSEISFFDELLSLNRPSSSGYFPYYRTYGKLLPSPEASSTVLSSQEDVFKGFGMELEGTGEGTKDYNSAGCPVC from the exons ATGAAAATGGAGGACACCCTAAAAGCTGAAgtccaaaatgaaaagaaaaataagcagGAAACCCACAGCAAATCATTGAAGAAGCAACAGAAAAATAGGATTTCACCATGGAAAactgcaaagaagaaaaagaaaagattacAGCTGCAGACACATGAG GTGGAGGACAACTATTGTGAGAGTAAATCAGAGTCAAATCCAGAATCGGTGGACATTTGG ACTGGCCACCAACATTCTGAGGGAAGGAACCTAAGCGCACCACAGTCTTCTGATCAAGAGACCTCCAAACCCCTATTACAGTTAACTGAAGACAGTACTGATGATTTCAGTACTGAATTGACCCTTTTTAATGATTCGGTGGCCACAAGCAACTTGAAGTCTTGCAATGAGTATCTACCTTATTATAGGACATATGCAAGCCTCTTGGAAACTCCTCTGGATATCACTACAGAAGTGAAGCATGAGAATACAGAAAGAGAAGGCGGTGTTCAAAGCAATGGCTGTGTCTTTCAGGATAAATATGAAGATGAGCCACTACATGACACGGATATTGCCAGTGGATATTTCCCATATTACAGATCATACGAGGAATACTTTGGCAGCTCCGATCCTCCTAGTGAGACACACAGCGCGGAGAATGAAGAGGCAGAGACAAACAGCAAAGAAGAAACAGAAAGTGAAAATGACTATGAGATTGAGGAAGCATATGAAGATACA GTTTTTCATGAAAATGGTGCAACAAGCAAGGATACCAGCCAGTGCTCTGGTCTTGAAGTCACCGAAAGCTATTTATTAAGCAACCCCATCATTGAGCCCTTTGATTCTGAGATCTCTTTCTTTGATGAACTTTTAAGCCTTAATCGACCTTCTTCCAGTGGCTATTTTCCATATTACAGAACATACGGAAAGTTGCTCCCCAGCCCAGAAGCCTCAAGTACTGTGCTCTCTAGCCAAGAAGACGTATTCAAAGGGTTTGGTATGGAACTGGAAGGAACTGGAGAAGGAACTAAAGATTACAACAGTGCCGGCTGTCCAGTATGTTGA
- the LOC128342258 gene encoding uncharacterized protein LOC128342258 isoform X5 produces the protein MKNVMKMEDTLKAEVQNEKKNKQETHSKSLKKQQKNRISPWKTAKKKKKRLQLQTHEVEDNYCESKSESNPESVDIWTGHQHSEGRNLSAPQSSDQETSKPLLQLTEDSTDDFSTELTLFNDSVATSNLKSCNEYLPYYRTYASLLETPLDITTEVKHENTEREGGVQSNGCVFQDKYEDEPLHDTDIASGYFPYYRSYEEYFGSSDPPSETHSAENEEAETNSKEETESENDYEIEEAYEDTVFHENGATSKDTSQCSGLEVTESYLLSNPIIEPFDSEISFFDELLSLNRPSSSGYFPYYRTYGKLLPSPEASSTVLSSQEDVFKGFGMELEGTGEGTKDYNSAGCPVC, from the exons ATGAAAATGGAGGACACCCTAAAAGCTGAAgtccaaaatgaaaagaaaaataagcagGAAACCCACAGCAAATCATTGAAGAAGCAACAGAAAAATAGGATTTCACCATGGAAAactgcaaagaagaaaaagaaaagattacAGCTGCAGACACATGAG GTGGAGGACAACTATTGTGAGAGTAAATCAGAGTCAAATCCAGAATCGGTGGACATTTGG ACTGGCCACCAACATTCTGAGGGAAGGAACCTAAGCGCACCACAGTCTTCTGATCAAGAGACCTCCAAACCCCTATTACAGTTAACTGAAGACAGTACTGATGATTTCAGTACTGAATTGACCCTTTTTAATGATTCGGTGGCCACAAGCAACTTGAAGTCTTGCAATGAGTATCTACCTTATTATAGGACATATGCAAGCCTCTTGGAAACTCCTCTGGATATCACTACAGAAGTGAAGCATGAGAATACAGAAAGAGAAGGCGGTGTTCAAAGCAATGGCTGTGTCTTTCAGGATAAATATGAAGATGAGCCACTACATGACACGGATATTGCCAGTGGATATTTCCCATATTACAGATCATACGAGGAATACTTTGGCAGCTCCGATCCTCCTAGTGAGACACACAGCGCGGAGAATGAAGAGGCAGAGACAAACAGCAAAGAAGAAACAGAAAGTGAAAATGACTATGAGATTGAGGAAGCATATGAAGATACA GTTTTTCATGAAAATGGTGCAACAAGCAAGGATACCAGCCAGTGCTCTGGTCTTGAAGTCACCGAAAGCTATTTATTAAGCAACCCCATCATTGAGCCCTTTGATTCTGAGATCTCTTTCTTTGATGAACTTTTAAGCCTTAATCGACCTTCTTCCAGTGGCTATTTTCCATATTACAGAACATACGGAAAGTTGCTCCCCAGCCCAGAAGCCTCAAGTACTGTGCTCTCTAGCCAAGAAGACGTATTCAAAGGGTTTGGTATGGAACTGGAAGGAACTGGAGAAGGAACTAAAGATTACAACAGTGCCGGCTGTCCAGTATGTTGA
- the LOC128342258 gene encoding uncharacterized protein LOC128342258 isoform X3 has protein sequence MVESFHCLEMKMEDTLKAEVQNEKKNKQETHSKSLKKQQKNRISPWKTAKKKKKRLQLQTHEVEDNYCESKSESNPESVDIWTGHQHSEGRNLSAPQSSDQETSKPLLQLTEDSTDDFSTELTLFNDSVATSNLKSCNEYLPYYRTYASLLETPLDITTEVKHENTEREGGVQSNGCVFQDKYEDEPLHDTDIASGYFPYYRSYEEYFGSSDPPSETHSAENEEAETNSKEETESENDYEIEEAYEDTVFHENGATSKDTSQCSGLEVTESYLLSNPIIEPFDSEISFFDELLSLNRPSSSGYFPYYRTYGKLLPSPEASSTVLSSQEDVFKGFGMELEGTGEGTKDYNSAGCPVC, from the exons ATGAAAATGGAGGACACCCTAAAAGCTGAAgtccaaaatgaaaagaaaaataagcagGAAACCCACAGCAAATCATTGAAGAAGCAACAGAAAAATAGGATTTCACCATGGAAAactgcaaagaagaaaaagaaaagattacAGCTGCAGACACATGAG GTGGAGGACAACTATTGTGAGAGTAAATCAGAGTCAAATCCAGAATCGGTGGACATTTGG ACTGGCCACCAACATTCTGAGGGAAGGAACCTAAGCGCACCACAGTCTTCTGATCAAGAGACCTCCAAACCCCTATTACAGTTAACTGAAGACAGTACTGATGATTTCAGTACTGAATTGACCCTTTTTAATGATTCGGTGGCCACAAGCAACTTGAAGTCTTGCAATGAGTATCTACCTTATTATAGGACATATGCAAGCCTCTTGGAAACTCCTCTGGATATCACTACAGAAGTGAAGCATGAGAATACAGAAAGAGAAGGCGGTGTTCAAAGCAATGGCTGTGTCTTTCAGGATAAATATGAAGATGAGCCACTACATGACACGGATATTGCCAGTGGATATTTCCCATATTACAGATCATACGAGGAATACTTTGGCAGCTCCGATCCTCCTAGTGAGACACACAGCGCGGAGAATGAAGAGGCAGAGACAAACAGCAAAGAAGAAACAGAAAGTGAAAATGACTATGAGATTGAGGAAGCATATGAAGATACA GTTTTTCATGAAAATGGTGCAACAAGCAAGGATACCAGCCAGTGCTCTGGTCTTGAAGTCACCGAAAGCTATTTATTAAGCAACCCCATCATTGAGCCCTTTGATTCTGAGATCTCTTTCTTTGATGAACTTTTAAGCCTTAATCGACCTTCTTCCAGTGGCTATTTTCCATATTACAGAACATACGGAAAGTTGCTCCCCAGCCCAGAAGCCTCAAGTACTGTGCTCTCTAGCCAAGAAGACGTATTCAAAGGGTTTGGTATGGAACTGGAAGGAACTGGAGAAGGAACTAAAGATTACAACAGTGCCGGCTGTCCAGTATGTTGA